From a region of the Ficedula albicollis isolate OC2 chromosome 1A, FicAlb1.5, whole genome shotgun sequence genome:
- the LOC101817781 gene encoding casein kinase I: MELRVGNKYRLGRKIGSGSFGDIYLGANIATGEEVAIKLECVKTKHPQLHIESKFYKMMQGGVGIPSIKWCGAEGDYNVMVMELLGPSLEDLFNFCSRKFSLKTVLLLADQMISRIEYIHSKNFIHRDVKPDNFLMGLGKKGNLVYIIDFGLAKKYRDARTHQHIPYRENKNLTGTARYASINTHLGIEQSRRDDLESLGYVLMYFNLGSLPWQGLKAATKRQKYERISEKKMSTPIEVLCKGYPSEFSTYLNFCRSLRFDDKPDYSYLRQLFRNLFHRQGFSYDYVFDWNMLKFGAARNPEDMDRERREHEREERMGQLRGSATRALPPGPPAGATANRLRNVTEPMASTPTSRIQQSGNTSPRAISRVDRERKVSMRLHRGAPANVSSSDLTGRQEVSRISASQTSVPFDHLGK, encoded by the exons ATGGAGCTTCGAGTGGGAAACAAATACCGGCTGGGCAGAAAGATTGGCAGTGGTTCGTTTGGAGATATTTACCTAG GAGCCAATATTGCAACTGGTGAAGAGGTGGCCATCAAACTGGAATGTGTCAAAACcaagcatccccagctccacaTTGAAAGCAAGTTCTACAAGATGATGCAGGGAGGAG tggGTATCCCCTCCATTAAATGGTGTGGAGCAGAGGGGGACTACAATGTGATGGTGATGGAACTCTTGGGGCCCAGCCTGGAAGATCTCTTCAACTTCTGTTCCCGCAAATTTAGTCTCAAGacagttctgctgctggcagaccAGATG ATCAGCCGTATTGAGTACATTCATTCCAAGAACTTCATCCATCGGGATGTGAAGCCAGACAACTTCCTTATGGGCCTTGGCAAAAAGGGCAACCTAGTATACATCATTGATTTTGGTTTGGCCAAGAAATACCGGGATGCCCGGACCCACCAGCACATCCCTTATCGGGAAAACAAGAATCTGACTGGCACAGCCCGTTATGCCTCTATCAACACCCACTTGGGAATTG AACAAAGTCGCCGTGATGACCTGGAGAGCCTGGGTTATGTGCTCATGTATTTCAACCTGGGCTCgctgccctggcagggcctCAAGGCTGCCACCAAGCGCCAAAAGTACGAGAGGATCAGCGAGAAAAAGATGTCAACGCCCATCGAGGTGCTCTGCAAAGGGTACCCTT ctgaGTTCTCGACGTACCTCAACTTCTGCCGTTCACTGAGGTTTGATGATAAACCCGACTACTCGTACCTGCGGCAACTCTTCCGCAACCTCTTCCACCGCCAAGGCTTCTCCTACGACTACGTCTTTGACTGGAACATGCTTAAATTT GGAGCAGCCCGGAACCCTGAGGACATGGATCGGGAGCGGCGAGAGCACGAGCGAGAGGAGAGGATGGGGCAGCTCCGAGGGTCAGCCACGCGAGCGCTGCCCCCCGGCCCACCTGCCGGAGCCACTGCCAACCGTCTTCGCAATGTCACCGAGCCCATGGCCTCCACCCCCACCTCCCGAATCCAGCAGTCCG GCAACACGTCCCCCAGAGCAATCTCAAGAGTGGACAGGGAGCGGAAGGTCAGCATGAGGTTACACCGAGGAGCTCCTGCCAACGTCTCCTCATCTGACCTCACAGGGCGGCAAGAAGTGTCACGGATTTCAGCATCACAG acaAGTGTGCCATTTGATCACCTTGGGAAGTGA